In Desulfobotulus pelophilus, one DNA window encodes the following:
- the hemC gene encoding hydroxymethylbilane synthase gives MYPIRIGTRKSELALWQARHVADLLHKAGMETELIPLETKGDKILDVSIAKIGSKGVFTEEIEADLASGKMDIAVHSAKDMQSILPEGFELIAFTEREYPGDVLVSRRKTARLNDREKPLTVGTSSVRRVALLRHAFPHVKVVDMRGNLQTRIRKMDEGQCDALILAFAGVHRMGYDDLIAEKLPLSLFIPPVGQGCIAIEAFTHLDPARKEKIRAAVNHNPTETRLLAERAFLRRLEGGCSIPAFAFADLNQNRLRLSAGIIDPMGQKLITREVEGYGRDAENMGHNLAGEILSAGGAAILDAIQQERRNG, from the coding sequence ATGTACCCCATCCGCATAGGCACCCGAAAAAGCGAACTGGCCCTCTGGCAGGCCAGACACGTTGCTGACCTGCTGCATAAAGCAGGCATGGAAACCGAGCTGATTCCCCTGGAAACCAAAGGGGATAAAATACTCGATGTATCCATTGCCAAAATAGGTTCCAAAGGTGTTTTTACAGAGGAAATCGAAGCAGACCTCGCCTCCGGCAAAATGGATATTGCCGTCCACAGCGCCAAGGATATGCAGTCCATCCTTCCCGAAGGCTTTGAACTCATCGCTTTTACAGAACGGGAATATCCGGGAGATGTACTTGTAAGCCGCAGAAAAACCGCCCGCCTCAATGACAGAGAAAAGCCTCTGACCGTGGGGACGTCTTCGGTGAGGAGGGTCGCCCTTTTACGACACGCCTTTCCCCATGTCAAAGTGGTGGACATGAGGGGCAATCTGCAGACCCGCATCCGTAAAATGGACGAAGGCCAGTGCGATGCCCTCATTCTCGCCTTTGCCGGTGTCCATCGCATGGGCTATGATGACCTGATTGCAGAAAAACTGCCCCTATCCCTTTTCATCCCACCCGTGGGTCAGGGCTGCATTGCCATCGAAGCCTTTACCCACCTTGACCCTGCACGTAAAGAAAAAATTCGTGCTGCCGTCAATCACAACCCCACGGAAACACGACTTCTGGCAGAGCGTGCCTTTCTGCGCCGTCTGGAGGGGGGATGCAGCATTCCGGCCTTTGCCTTTGCAGATCTGAATCAAAACAGACTGCGCCTTTCTGCGGGCATCATCGATCCCATGGGACAGAAGCTTATTACCAGAGAAGTGGAAGGTTACGGCAGGGACGCTGAAAATATGGGCCACAACCTTGCTGGAGAGATCCTTTCTGCGGGCGGCGCAGCCATTCTGGACGCCATTCAACAAGAAAGACGTAACGGCTAA